The genomic region TCGTCTCCACTTCAGGAAGGTACTGTTCCACCAGCCCCTCAACCGTAGCCACCTTTcccgcggcgagcgccgagAGGAGTTGCTTCCGTCAGCTGACTCAGTATAAAGTCACCTCGCGCCGCATGTCTAGGCTGATCTCGAAGAGGGCGTCCCCGTCCGCCACTGATAGGCGGTGCAGTGTTTCCATGCCGGTTTGGTCTACGTCCAGGTCGGCCAGGGCGGCTTCGAGCATGCTTGCTTCGTGGGTTATCCTTTGGCGGACGAGGGTTaggtgcgcggcgagctggaggacgGAGGGAAGACGCTTGGTCAGGAGTGTGGGTTCGAGATGTTCGCGAAgtgcgtcgaggacgagggccgGGGTTGCCATTGTGTgatggtgggtggtggaTGTTGTCAACCACCGTACTGCCCTGCACGCATAAACAAACGTAGGCTGGTATACCGGCTCATTTGGTTCTCCTCCACCCGGCGTCCCTCATCTGCCCCACTCTTCCCACTTCTGCTCGTCTCGTGCCTTCAAACACCCGCCTACGTAATTCCCAGATGCACAGCAGAAAACGATACAGTGCAGATGCTAACTACTTGTCCTTtggctcgacctcgtccttgaccaCGTTCTGGAAGATCTGCGACGCAGTCTCGGGGTTGATGTCAACGccggcctccttgagctgcaCCATGAGCTGTGGTTAGTGATGTCATGAGAGGGCGCACGTTCTGGCCAGCCTCGCGGATGTCCGGGTCCATGCCGAGCTTCATGACCTGCATCGTCGAGGGGGGCTTGGAGAGGTCGAcgcctggggtcagcatTGTTCAGAGGTGCTGAGAGGAAGTGCAGAGGGCAGTGCTCCATCTGTGAGGGTAGAGGGGAGGAAACTTGGGCAGAAACTGGACGCTGATTCTGTCGCCATAGGTGGCAAATCTCAGGCGGTAATGTGATCAAGCGACGCTcacatggacgacgagcgaAACCAGCGACGTTGAGCAAGGAGTATCCGTCCGTGCAGGTGCAAGGCAAGACCATCACCACCCAGCCGCGGACCCGGCCCCTACATGCCGACGCCAAACCCATCTAAAGAACTCGACATGCAGCGATCATCTCGGCACCGTCCAAAgccctccatctcgccgtTCTGTCTCTCGCAGGATCGCAAGACCATTACGCATCCaccctcgctctcggctCAAAGTCCGAATTACCAacccctctctcctcacgcaacctccctcctcctctcttTGCCAACACTCACCCTTGTCCTGCATCAGCTGCCCGAGCCGCATGATAGCCTGCTTGGCGCCCTCATGCGCCTGGATCTTGTTACGGAGCTCGACGATCCGCGGGTCCTGCGCAAAGGGGTCCTCGGACGcgaagcggcgcgcgctgACGTGCAGCCTGCGGCTGAAGCAGGGAACGGCAgggagctcggcgcggacaGCGAAGCGGGCGACACGGAAGATGGAGGCCATTTTGAGTGAGTTGGGGAAAGGAGaagcggaggagggaaaGTGGAGAAGTGGAGGGTGAAACGGAGAAATGCTTccggggtggaggtggaggtggggcaGTAATAGAAGGACAGCATGGATAGCATTCTCTTCCTCTGTGTCGGGGTGTGCACGAGTTGTCCCCTAACTGGGTGAAAACGGAAATGAGACATGGTTGACCCcgttgttgttgaggaCCAGCGAGTCAATACAACAAACGTGAACATGCTAGACAGCGATATCAAGATACAAAGAAAGACGTATACAACAAGGCGTACGCTATGATTTCCCTCACGCTCCCATGTCTCAACTACTCCCACTCATTGCCGCGGAGTGATCCGGGCAACAAAGTCTGGCTGAGGAGTGGCGAGATCCCTGCCTCAGCAAGCACTTTACTTACAACCTCGCTCCCCCTGAAGTCAGAGTACCacacccacctcccccgCTCGACATGAAGCCCTAGAACGCCGATCTGCGCATTTGCCCGCCATCCCATGACGACGTGCAACGACTTGTGGGCGTAAGCGGTATCGAGGGGAAGCGAGTTGGCCTGTCTCGGTTCGTGTGGGAGCAGATCTTGCGGTACGAACGCTGGAGAATCggatggagagatgggaggagtgggTGAACTCGAAACCCGACGCAAGATGGGGACGCGGTCCAGCACGGCGGCGTACCccctcggcagccttgtTTCTGCTAGAGACCGCAGGTGGCCTAGCCACCACCATTCCATGGCCTCCTCCACATACGCTTGTACGTCTTCCCTTGGGGGCGGGACATGTCGGGCTCCATATCCGTAGCCTACGCCGAAGGAAGGGCGGAGGAGCGTCGAGCCCTCTGGCTCAAACATCGTAAGGACATGCGTGTCGTACGCTACGCGGGTGGAGCGGGCGATCTTGGCCGTCGCCTCTTCCCAGCGCGGGAGGCGGGTAGGTCCGGATCTCAtcctggtgtcagcgcTCAAGCGGATTAGAGCATAGAGGTCGATATCGATACCCACTCGAGCCATGCGTTGTACAACACCGCGAGGGTGAAACACACAttgtcgaccgcgagccacgcctcgccctcccccgATTCGTCTACACGCGTCTTCCTAGCGGCATTGTACACTCGCACAGCGGCCAGGGCTAGCGCTTCGAGTTCGGGATCGCGGGGGTGTGGTAGCTCATCTGGAAGAGATGTCGACATGGTCAGTGTTAGGTGGGAACAGCCGATGTCAGCCATGTAGCCGTGGTTTATCAGTCTGAGGTACTGTGGGTTATCAGGCAGACTGGAACATCTGAGGTGCTGACGTGCTGACGCCTCATTACCACTGCGCCACTCCGCTACGGCTcgggggggagggtgggaggggaggagggaagatGGCTGAATGAGGGAGCCCATAActggcgacgacgctgcTCAACCCCCCAGAAGAGCCAAACACCCCGAAGCCCCACCGCTCCATGTTTCCATTTCGGGCAAAACATTCAACTGACGTCACTCCTTTAGACTCCACGCGAAAGACACGTGCAATGCAAATCTAGGCACGAGCAATACACCGCCACCAAAGCGCAGATCAAATGCAATGCATGTGATGTTGACGCCTCTCTTCTCCCCATTGTTAGCCTCTCAGACATGGCAGACGACAAGCCTCAAGACAAGCCGTGTACCAtcaccctcgaggacggcacGTTCTACGACCTCAACTCTCTCAGTACACCAAAGGCCGACTACGAGGCGGACGCCGGCGACGTCCAGGGCAATCTGGTATACAAGCTCAATGTGTGCCGCGCCGTCGTGAGCGAGCCGTGGAACGTCGACGATGCGTCTACAGTAGGCGGATTCATCAACGGCCGCGGGCAAGGTGACTTCTCACTTGGGTGAGTGGGAGGAtgggcggaggaaggtgggagggggTAGGGAGAATGTGGGGTGCGAAGGAGGTGTGCGGAGATGCGTGCTACATTCACGAAACTGTCCAGCTCGCGGCGCGCTAGCGCTGACTTGCGCGTGGGATCAGATCATACAGAGCCTCCCGAGCGCTTCGGTGCAACGACCTCACGAGCCCacactaaccccagcgcCTTCTCCACCAACCTCACAATCTCCCCGACCACCCACGAGCCCATGCTCATCTACGAGAACGGGTCAAAGTGCCCGGGCAACGAGAACGAGCGCGCATCAACAGTCATTCGCGTAGGTCTCGCTTGCGTGCGcaactgacagcagttTGTATGCAGCCAGACCGACTTTGAGGCAGGCAAGCCGCGGCTCGTGGCAGCCGTGCCTGCCGGGGACAAGGCATGCCACTTCTTCTTCGACTGGCACACGCACGTCGCGTGCCCCACCAACCACAAGACGGACCTCGAGAGCGCGCACATCTGGGCGTTTGTCGGATTGTGAGtacggcgcggcggcatgCGCGATGGACGCCGATCGGACGCCACTAACGccagcgtcgccgtcgccatctTGACGTGGTTTGGCGGACACACCCTTTACAATCGGTTCTACCTCAAGCGCAGCGGCATGGACATTTTCCCCTTCCCCAAGTGTCACCGCCCGCCCGGCGTGCGCTTGCCGCAGCCCATCTCGTCTTCTGATGGCTCCGCGCAGCCGCGACGTTCGTGGTCCGCGCCCTGGAAACGCCGGTCTCAGCGCGCGGGGTACAACCACCTGCGACAGGACCCAaacgaggaggaccacctcgctgcgcgcttctcgattgatgacgacgatgatgacgacgatgcACGAGTTCTGGGcggggagatggaggcgtGGCGCCagagtggggaggaggaggctgcgcgGCTGTCTTCGGCGTCGGACAGGGAGACGGTTGGCCTGCACCAGGGCCTTGTGCGTCTATAGATTGGCTACATGGTGTTTGAGCTGTGTATCTATATGCATAAGAGTTTTGTGTATATTGGTGATGATTAAAAGGTctggtgggtggaggtcatTGGTGCCACGGGCGGAAACGCCGGTCTCTCCGAGTGAGTGCGGTTTAGGTGGTGGATTGGCTCTACCCTGGTTGGGCCAGGAGGTTGGAGGAGCGGCTCCTCCTACCGAGTTCTGCCTCCGTCCGACCAGCGGCTTCACTACGAGCAGTCTCGAGCCGTACAgtggacgtcgacctcatcgCACCGCTCATCGCGCACACCACTCGCCATGTTCCGTGCCCTCAGGCCCCTCCTCGCAAAGGCCCCCGCCGCGAGGCCACTCCGCCCCCTAGGCGTGAGCGCCCGCAACTATGCCGACCATGTAAACCAGCCCGACGGAGAGCGCCGCTTCACCCCGGTCCAGACCACTTCGGTCGAAGAGTGCGTCCGACACACCCCGCGCCCACTAACGACAGCCTGCACACGatgagcgccgaggagattcTCTCCGAGGAGATTGGCCCCAAGACGACGGCCGGCGGCATGCGTCACTTCACTGGTGTGTTTGCGCGCGCTCCGAAACGGCTCCGTCTGTTGCCCACAGAGCTAACTCCAGTCAACTTCGGCCCCCAGCACCCCGCCGCGCACGGTGTGCTGCGTCTTatcctcgagctcaacgGAGAGGAGATTCTCCGTGCCGACCCTCACATCGgtctcctccaccgcggTACCGAGAAGCTGATCGAGTACAAGAACTACACCCAGGCCCTCCCTTACTTTGACCGTCTCGACTACGTCTCCATGAGTGCGTATCCGCGTGCgggtcaaggccgaggaagtGTGGAGCAGTCCCGAGTAGCGATCCCGAGGTCGCTTCTTGCTGTCCGCTGCACACCCCGGGGctcgctcctctcctcgcgcccTCGGCTCCCCTCGCTCCCGCTTCTCGTCCaccgctgacaccagtgaCCAACGAGCTGTCGTacaccctcgccgtcgagaaGCTGCTCAACATCGAGGTTCCCGATCGTGCCAAGTGGATCCGTACCCTCATGGGCGAGATCACGCGTGTCCTCAACCACTTGATGGCCGTCCTCACGCACGCCATGGACGTTGGTGCGCTGACGCCCTTCCTGTGGGGTTTCGAGGAGCGTGAGAAGCTCATGGAGTTCTACGAGCGTGTCTCGGGTGCGCGTATGCACGCGGCTTACGTCCGCCCCGGTGGTGTGGCGTTTGACCTGCCCCACGGTCTTCTGGACGACATTTTCAAGTGGGCGACCCAGTTCTCCACCCgtgtcgacgagatcgaggaggtccTCACCGCCAACCGTATCTGGAAGGCGCGTACGATCGGCATTGGCAAGGTGACGGCGcaggaggcgctcgactACTCGTTCACCGGTGTCATGCTCCGCGGCTCGGGTGTCCCTTGGGACATTCGCAAGGTCGCGCCTTATGACGCATACGACCAGGTCGAGTTTGATGTTCCCGTCGGCAAGAATGGCGACTGTTACGACCGTTACATGTGCCGTGTTCAGGAGTTCCGCGAGTCGCTCCGCATCATCAACCAGTGCCTCAACAAGATGCCCACCGGCGCCTACAAGATTGACGACCACAAGATTGTGCCCCCGCCCCGTGCTACCATGAAGGAGAGCATGGAGGCACTCATCCACCACTTCAAGCTCTTCTCTGAGGGCTACTCGGTTCCCCCCGGCGAGACGTACACGGCCATCGAGGCGCccaagggcgagatggGTGTCTACCTCGTCTCGGACGGCACCAACCGCCCCTACCGCTGCAAGATTCGCGCACCAGGCTTTGCCCACCTTGCCGGCGCAGACTTTATGATGCGCCACTCCTTCCTTCCCGACGCGGTCGCCATCATTGGTACCATGGACCTCGTGTTCGGTGAGGTTGACCGGTAGTGTAGGATAGACAATGCATAGTGCTAAAGAGGCCGGGTTTGGGTGTAGGTTTGGTGCAGAGGATTGTACATGACAATGATGCTGCGTTTGGGGTTGCTATCGTCCTTACATATCTTGCAACTCTGTCTCTCCGTTCTCTTCCCGCCATTTCTCTCCATCAGCCGACTATCTACGCCAGATCTTGCCTGTCAACTCCAAGAAGCTGCCTGGACGGTTGCGGTGCTCTGcatcgcctcgtccgcaTGGCTGGACTAAGACAACGACAGGCCACTGATAGCGTCCACCGCTACGCGCGCCAAACGTTCATGTCGTGGTCGTAAAACGAACACGTCGCAACGAGGCTTCCCTCCTCCGTAGGCGGGAGACGACACCAGTCGGCGCCATACCCCAGCGTCCCGGGGAACGTGTGCGTGatctcgccctctcccgcGCCCTCAGTGATGCGGGCTACAGCAAACCCGCCGTGCATGCACGCGTTGAGGATATCCCCCTTGCGCTGCTGCGATGGATGCCACCTAGTGCGCCAAATACCGCCGGGCATCTCGAGTTCGAGCAGCGGGCGCGCCGGAGAGCGCGCATCAAATAAACGGAGGTGGGCGTCGTACCTTTGCATCAGAACAGTTAAGAAAGGGAGTCAACTTACGATCCAACAGCCAACAAGTGCTCATTGTGCGGACTTGGCGCAATGGTCGTAACGCCGCCATCGAAGCCTTTCCGCTTAACGAACGTCGGCGTGCCCGGCATACGAATATCCCATCTCTTCAACGCAAGATCATCCCCTCCCGACCAGACTGTATCCCTGCCTTGCCACGCCGTGATCCACGGCTCAAAGTCGTGCGCCGCCCACCGCTCCACCACTTGTCCCCCTACGATGTGTGCCAATTCGCCCGACGAAAGGGAAGTGATCACCTCTTCGGATCCGGGCCGATGGTCGAGACTCAATACGAGGGTATCCACATCCGCAACAGCCACTTTCTCCACCATCTGCAATCTCCCGCCATTGAGGGCGTAGCGCGTCAGCGCAcccttggcgtcggcgacacTGATTTCGGGCCGGGAGGGGGACCACTTGACGTCCAGGATCGCGGCCGTCTCGACCCGGTCCTTTTCCACTGGCGCAACACCGTCAAGAGCGTACAGCAGAATCCGGCCAACACGAGGCGCCGGCGCATCCCCGCCAGAGGAGGGAGCTGTGCCCGGCGCAGGGGCCAGTTCGCCGGTGACGGGGTCCAGGAGCTGGTACGTTCCGCATGTAAAGTACTGCTCGTACCCCGGAAGGGGACAGAACTCGATCGAGTCGGCCGAGTATACCGTGTCGACTTGGGCTAGGGACGGTGCTGGGGTCAGATACTACCTCGCGAATATCCTACTTTGCATGGAGGGAGAGTGCGTCAACAAAGTTGGAAGGTGGTGCCtgaagtggaggttgatgtTGAGCTCCCTCCACCAGCTGCACTGACCTTTCTGTAAACCCACAGCCCTCCAGCGCAGCAgagacgaggagctcgagctgtGGTGGAAGATGCACCTCCGATGTCGGAGTCAAATACATACGTCGTGGACCCAGTCAAAAAGATTCGACGTTGACATGATTCGAACATGCGCTCCCGAAGGAAGTTGATATTAGAATAACTCGATTCTAGTCAACCGCGTTAACCACTCCGCCACAACGCCAATTCCATGTTCAGATAGTCTTTCACAGCCATAAGTGTCGAATCCTTGGTGTTCAACACTCCATTTGCCTGTTGAATCATTTGGACCAAGGCCGAATGACTGCAGCAAATgggggcgaggaaggtgcgcGACCATTGTGAGTTTTCGGCGTATTCAAACAACTTTCCTCCCTCTGTTTTGCTTATTCTCTCTCCGCATCTCTCTGTTCAGTCCGTACTCTCGACGCCCGTCAAGGGTGACGTTCGCATCAAGGCCATGTACAGAAGCAGGTCGAAGTCGTAACGGGATGTATGTAGAGTACATGAGACTTGAAGACAGAGGTAGAGAGAGACAGCAGAGTAGATAGTGGTTAGATATTTTCCCATCTGACAGGGCACAGTCATGCTTCAGTCACGCAACATTATTAGCATAAAGCGCTCTAATCGCGCAGAGTTACGGTACAACATGACGCTACTACTCGCCACCTTCACCCTCCTCCAATTCGCCTTCATCTCCActctcgaccttggccacATCCTGCCCCAGCGCAGCCGGAGCCATCTGCCGCCTGAACATTTCCGCAAactcctcggcgctcgtcgcTTCCTCGATGTCCTTATCCTCTCGCACGCGAATGAACCGTGGGAACCGGAGACTCAGACCCCGCTCGCCACCAATATAgcccgcggcggcggggtaGACGGGCGAGAGAGTGATATCCGCACCGCGGATCTCCCACACTTCACGCGGGAGGAACCAGCGGTCTGGCACGAGTCCGCCGGTCTCGACGTAGCCTAGTGGCTGGGTCGAGCAGACGGCTGGATCAGAGTCGGGCGGGTAGCGTACCAGGAGGTCCTTGTAGAACGCGTCGGTGAAGCCGGAAATacctggggtcagcttcGGCCACACGCAGCTGTCGGCATTCCGCTGGTAGACTGAAACTCACACTTGCACACCGCTTCGAGCACACCCGTCTCGGGATTCCGCGCGGCCAGAAGAATAGGGCTCCACCAGCCGGCTTTGCGACCCATGCCCCACCACGCTCCGACGGGGACCAGGTCGAGGCTGTCCCCGAGACCCTCGAGGTAGtccttcttgaccttgagcCAGCCCATCGAGCGTTGGTCCGGTTCGTACGTCGCGGGCAAAGGCTTCTTTCGTCCTTTGGCCCCCTTGCCGTCCGCCTTTTCCTCCttgccatcctcctccgttacatcctcggcgtcctctggttcgacgacctcggctcCCAGCGGCGCACCCCCGCTCTCCAGCAGCTTTACCATCAGGCCCTCAGCCTTGCGCTCCACAACCTTGTCGAAGAACGCGCGAAGGTCGGCGGGGCTTTTCAAGTCCACAGAGTCAACCGCGTCGATCAGCGTCCAACGCGCGAGCATTGGATCGGCTGATGTTGGGCGCGGAGGCAAGAGAGCGCGCATGAGATGTCGCCGGGTACTCAAAGGTGATGCAAGGAgcggctgctgtcagctacaCGTCAAGGGACATAAGCTATAAGCTCACGACGTCGTTCAGCAGCATGAGGTCGAACGCGTTCACCTCGACAACGACCTTgatgtcctcgacgcgcacgtccttgcgcgcgcggtTCGTCAGTTCCTGGAAGGTGCGGTGCGCACCCGTGTCCTTGTCAATCGCAAcgatctcggcgtcgacgatgagcgAGGTCACCTCTTCAGTCTCGAGGAGCTCTGCGACCTCGGGAGTTGGTGTCGAGGCCCACGATGGGAAGGGATAACGTTTTCTCTTGATGGAGGacaggaggtcgaggccgcgggCACAGACGTCGGGGTACTTGTCCGTCATGTCTTCGAGATGCCGACTGAACAAGCGGACCCAAGCCCGCCCattctcgccctcgacccaCCGCCCACCGCCGTCATCTTCTCCCTGCGGCCCGTCCCGCCGGACGTGCATCTGCAGCCTCTGCCCATCGAGTttcgcctcggccgtgaAAGGGAGGCTTCCCAGGCGCTCGTACACCTCATCGATAGACCGCGTGATGCTGCCCAGCATCGGGCTGATCGGGATACCGACCGAGAGGGGCACGCGAGCTTCAAGTCCGTCGAGCCCACCTCCTTCGATGCCGCGGACGAGATCTCCATAGTTCGGGTGGCGAACGTACACGCGGCGCACAAGGCGGAcagccgccgcgctcttgtcctcggccgcctctCGTGATGGATCTGCCGGCTTCTTCCCATTCGCTGGAATGGGGATAacgacaagctcgtcgtcgggaATGGCGAAGAAcgcagctgcgcgagcgacgGCCGTTAGGAGAGTTAGTCGCACTGCACCGatctgccgtcagctgaTGCGGGATCTGAGCAGCTCACCCGCAGATTCCCAATCAGCGTGCGCACGAGATATCGTACCTCGTCCCCTCGCGCCTGCACCATGAGCTTAcgcacgacgtcgcccttgAGTTTCCCGCTCTGTGGCCCACGGATATCCGCCATTCTGAGCAAGCGCTCGTACAGGTCGTGCACGACGAGTGGGGCAGGCTCGACGAGTGTGCGCATGTggaccttggcctcgtaCGCGACGTCGCCAGGGTCGCCGTAGACGTTCCACAGACGCTTGAGGTCGCGCGATTGGAGCCCCGAGACATCCTTTATAGCACGCGAGAGGATCATGCTCCCGACCCCAAGCTCACAGGGAATGTACGTTGGCCGGAGATGGTTTGAGAGAAGGTAAAgggttggaggaaggtcaAGCGGCGCCCTAgccaggaggaggtggatgaaactggtgtcagctgtaAGTCATCGGTGCATAGCCATAGAGAAGATCAGATACGTACTTGGTAAGAACCCGCACGATCGTCAGACGTGACCGCGTACCTGCCACCTGCACGTACACGCCCACGAGGACGGAGTATGGCAGTCTGCCGGCAGGCCAGCGCGAgatgtcgacctcggcggggcggaagaggagggagtCGGTGTCAAAGTCGATTGGATCGACAGGCTGTGGGCGAGCGGCGGTTATTGTCGGCTTACGCTCTGTCTTGACCTTCATTTCAGGCTCCGGCCTTGCCTTAGATTCTCGAGGCCGCGATGGTCCAGCCTCCTGCGCTCGCGCGAACATGGGGTGTAGTTGCTTGGGGCTCTTCAGAAGGTCAGTCTTGACCTCAAGTGTGGCTATCGGTTTGTCGGGTTTGTCGGTCGCGACCTTGATCTCTTGGCTTGGccggtcctcctcctcccactccgcCGCGAGGCGTCGTGCCATCGCCTCGTCAGACTCATCCGCCTCGTCCACATTCTCCACCGGATGATTACTGCTCCCATTCTGCCTCGCAGGTACCTCCTCTATCGCGGCCCGTCCGTTCCCTAACCTCGGCTTCTTGTGCGGCTCAACtacgtcgacgacaacgacatCGTCATCTGAGTCGGACacctcgatgacctcggccttccGCTtctgaggaggagagaagaACGAAGCGATAGTGCGCTGTTTCGCTGGCGACTTGGGCTGCTGTTTCGGCGGCATCGTGGCTCCCCAAAGGTGGGAGAATTATGAgagggagtgggagtgggaggtTATCCAGAGTCCCAGATGGAACACCTCCACACCTAACCCAGCGtcacctcgtcatctcaCGTGACCCCACGTGGCCTCCATTCCATGTGATCGCGTCCACTTCGCGTTTCCatcatctctccatctcctaACCCATGACAATCTACTCACTATACATCTTTGACCGGTACGCCTCTTCTCGTACGCGCTAACGCAGTCACTGCGACTGCGTCTACTACCAGGACTGGCACCGTACGCGGCCTGTGCGCACGCCCGCAGACGACCGGCCGGGGGTGCACCGTCTCGCTGCGCCGGTGGCCCCTGGGGCGCGCGAGAGCATCTTCTCATCCTCGGGGCCCGGAACGCCAGGCGTACCGACAGTCCCGCCTAAGAGGCAGGGGGGGCTGCCAttcgacgaggaggcaAAGCTCGTATATGGCGTCGTGCTGAGTCTGCGGAACATGGTCAAGAAGCTGTCCGGGAAGTACGTGGAGTGTAGAAGAGAGGTAAGAGGCTGATCACAGGGACGAGCAGTTCACGTCGTTCAAGACGGCGCAGTACCGGCTTCACCTTTATGAGACGCTTACGGGGTTCAAGTTCGTATTGCTGAGCGACCCGAGCGCCGACAGCTTGCGGTTTGTGCTCCGCCAGATCCACACCGGCCCGTTCATCGACTATGTCGTGCGCAACCCGCTCGTCGAGATGGATTCGCGGACACAGGGGATCGACAATGACCAAGTGAGTCTGGTGGATGGTTTGCGAAGGAGGAAGCAGAGGTGGAGGATCGGGTAGGGGAGAGAGGGCAGCGGAATACCTGTTGAACCAGGTGAGGAGGTCACTGTGGGCGCCTCAGAATGTGGAGAGCGCAGTGTGTGCGTCGGGCTGGCGGCTGTACGTCTCCTTATCGGCCGTCATTGAACTCGCGTCTCACCCTTTGACAGAGCTACGTTATCTTCCGTAtccgctcacaccagttccgcgccgccgtcgaccgACACATGCGCAATCTGTCCATATTCAACTAGAGCGATACCGTTGTATACTGGGTGCTACGAGATGTTCCATGATGTTGCAGGGTGCGCGTCACGCTAATCAACAACTACTCACAGCTCGCGACGACGGCTCGTCCGCTCTGCCCTACACCTCCTTGACTGCCTTCAGCCAACCTCGTTCCCAAGTCAATGCCTACATCTAAATGCTACAATTACGCGCTGGTTGGACAGCTACAACGCCCTGGTTGACAGCGCGGCGGTGCTGGTTGGacagccttggcggccgtggTTGGACACAAGTCTACGTACTTTTGGTTTCCTCCTCTGCTCCCCTCTCCTGTATACGCCAGCCCATGCGGATGGCTCATTGCTACGCCGGCGCGGTCTCGGCCGCCTGAGcagcctgcgccgccttgATAGACGCCTCAAACCAACCCCTCAACTTCGGCAGGTCCTCCTGCCCAATGCTGATGCGCACAAGATCGCGCT from Cutaneotrichosporon cavernicola HIS019 DNA, chromosome: 2 harbors:
- a CDS encoding uncharacterized protein (WD40 repeats), which translates into the protein MYLTPTSEVHLPPQLELLVSAALEGSPSLAQVDTVYSADSIEFCPLPGYEQYFTCGTYQLLDPVTGELAPAPGTAPSSGGDAPAPRVGRILLYALDGVAPVEKDRVETAAILDVKWSPSRPEISVADAKGALTRYALNGGRLQMVEKVAVADVDTLVLSLDHRPGSEEVITSLSSGELAHIVGGQVVERWAAHDFEPWITAWQGRDTVWSGGDDLALKRWDIRMPGTPTFVKRKGFDGGVTTIAPSPHNEHLLAVGSYDAHLRLFDARSPARPLLELEMPGGIWRTRWHPSQQRKGDILNACMHGGFAVARITEGAGEGEITHTFPGTLGYGADWCRLPPTEEGSLVATCSFYDHDMNVWRA
- a CDS encoding uncharacterized protein (ATP dependent DNA ligase C terminal region), translated to MPPKQQPKSPAKQRTIASFFSPPQKRKAEVIEVSDSDDDVVVVDVVEPHKKPRLGNGRAAIEEVPARQNGSSNHPVENVDEADESDEAMARRLAAEWEEEDRPSQEIKVATDKPDKPIATLEVKTDLLKSPKQLHPMFARAQEAGPSRPRESKARPEPEMKVKTERKPTITAARPQPVDPIDFDTDSLLFRPAEVDISRWPAGRLPYSVLVGVYVQVAGTRSRLTIVRVLTNFIHLLLARAPLDLPPTLYLLSNHLRPTYIPCELGVGSMILSRAIKDVSGLQSRDLKRLWNVYGDPGDVAYEAKVHMRTLVEPAPLVVHDLYERLLRMADIRGPQSGKLKGDVVRKLMVQARGDEVRYLVRTLIGNLRIGAVRLTLLTAVARAAAFFAIPDDELVVIPIPANGKKPADPSREAAEDKSAAAVRLVRRVYVRHPNYGDLVRGIEGGGLDGLEARVPLSVGIPISPMLGSITRSIDEVYERLGSLPFTAEAKLDGQRLQMHVRRDGPQGEDDGGGRWVEGENGRAWVRLFSRHLEDMTDKYPDVCARGLDLLSSIKRKRYPFPSWASTPTPEVAELLETEEVTSLIVDAEIVAIDKDTGAHRTFQELTNRARKDVRVEDIKVVVEVNAFDLMLLNDVPLLASPLSTRRHLMRALLPPRPTSADPMLARWTLIDAVDSVDLKSPADLRAFFDKVVERKAEGLMVKLLESGGAPLGAEVVEPEDAEDVTEEDGKEEKADGKGAKGRKKPLPATYEPDQRSMGWLKVKKDYLEGLGDSLDLVPVGAWWGMGRKAGWWSPILLAARNPETGVLEAVCKCISGFTDAFYKDLLVRYPPDSDPAVCSTQPLGYVETGGLVPDRWFLPREVWEIRGADITLSPVYPAAAGYIGGERGLSLRFPRFIRVREDKDIEEATSAEEFAEMFRRQMAPAALGQDVAKVESGDEGELEEGEGGE
- the NdufS2 gene encoding uncharacterized protein (Belongs to the complex I 49 kDa subunit family): MADDKPQDKPCTITLEDGTFYDLNSLSTPKADYEADAGDVQGNLVYKLNVCRAVVSEPWNVDDASTVGGFINGRGQGDFSLGAFSTNLTISPTTHEPMLIYENGSKCPGNENERASTVIRFVCSQTDFEAGKPRLVAAVPAGDKACHFFFDWHTHVACPTNHKTDLESAHIWAFVGFVAVAILTWFGGHTLYNRFYLKRSGMDIFPFPKCHRPPGVRLPQPISSSDGSAQPRRSWSAPWKRRSQRAGYNHLRQDPNEEDHLAARFSIDDDDDDDDARVLGGEMEAWRQSGEEEAARLSSASDRETVGLHQGLSRAVQWTSTSSHRSSRTPLAMFRALRPLLAKAPAARPLRPLGVSARNYADHVNQPDGERRFTPVQTTSVEDLHTMSAEEILSEEIGPKTTAGGMRHFTVNFGPQHPAAHGVLRLILELNGEEILRADPHIGLLHRGTEKLIEYKNYTQALPYFDRLDYVSMMTNELSYTLAVEKLLNIEVPDRAKWIRTLMGEITRVLNHLMAVLTHAMDVGALTPFLWGFEEREKLMEFYERVSGARMHAAYVRPGGVAFDLPHGLLDDIFKWATQFSTRVDEIEEVLTANRIWKARTIGIGKVTAQEALDYSFTGVMLRGSGVPWDIRKVAPYDAYDQVEFDVPVGKNGDCYDRYMCRVQEFRESLRIINQCLNKMPTGAYKIDDHKIVPPPRATMKESMEALIHHFKLFSEGYSVPPGETYTAIEAPKGEMGVYLVSDGTNRPYRCKIRAPGFAHLAGADFMMRHSFLPDAVAIIGTMDLVFGEVDR
- the bet5 gene encoding uncharacterized protein (Sybindin-like family); its protein translation is MTIYSLYIFDRHCDCVYYQDWHRTRPVRTPADDRPGVHRLAAPVAPGARESIFSSSGPGTPGVPTVPPKRQGGLPFDEEAKLVYGVVLSLRNMVKKLSGKDEQFTSFKTAQYRLHLYETLTGFKFVLLSDPSADSLRFVLRQIHTGPFIDYVVRNPLVEMDSRTQGIDNDQFRAAVDRHMRNLSIFN